GCTGGTGCATAGTTCACATAGGATCGAACTTGATGGAGAAGAATCAATGAGGAAGAAATATAAAAATAACTAAATTTAGGCATGAAAATGACTGCGAAAATGTGTGCTGAACAGGTGTCCGTTTTGCCCAGGAACGACTGTCCGGATAACTCAGGACTGAGTGTCCGCTTTCAGCGGGAACGGGTGTCCGAAATCGCAGGAATATGCAACATATTCAGGCGGGTGCCTTTTGAGACTTTCTTTTTTTTGTCCACATCCTTCTTTTATGAGTATATTGAACGTGATTTCACTACTACTATAATAGCAAAATGATGAAGAAAATTATTTTTACAGGCCTGGCCGGACTAATGGTCCTGGTGCTGTTCTCGGGCAGTTCTGTGGGCAGCGACCCGGAAAGAGAATGTTCCTTTGACAAGGATTCCATGGTGGTTGTCATGAGGTTTGAAATTAAGGTGAAACCGGAGAGTGTGGCATTCCTGAAACAATCCTTTGATGCCTGCAAGACAGAAGTACTGGCAAAAGAGCCCGGTTGCCTCGATTATTCCATGTTCCAGTCCTACAATGACAGTACGATCTTTTGCATTACGGAAACCTGGGCCACCAAAGGAGATCACAATGCCCACATGCAGCTGGAGCATACTAAAAAACACATTGCGGAAACCAGGGACATCCGGGATACTTCCTTCAGATCTGGCACAAATTATACCTACTGGATCTGCCCGGGAGCCAATGAACGATAGGCTCAGTCAATGAGGGGCCAGGGAATCCTGTTGAAATGAAAATCGAACATTTTATGGATTTGTCCGGCTGTAATGCGGGGGGTGGATAGCTCGGGGAGCTTATCCCGGGCGAAGAATCCCACATCCAGGGTTTCCATGCCCGTGGAAATCTCCAGGTTCTCAGGCACACATTCCAGGAAGATCTTGTAGGCATAAAAGAGGTCTTCGGGGTGCTCGTGGCATTTCTTGTCAAAAACTGCCAGCAGACGGCTTACCTTTACCCTGAGGCCTGCTTCCTCAAGGCTTTCTTTCTCGGCGGTCTCCG
The Bacteroidales bacterium genome window above contains:
- a CDS encoding antibiotic biosynthesis monooxygenase, with the translated sequence MKKIIFTGLAGLMVLVLFSGSSVGSDPERECSFDKDSMVVVMRFEIKVKPESVAFLKQSFDACKTEVLAKEPGCLDYSMFQSYNDSTIFCITETWATKGDHNAHMQLEHTKKHIAETRDIRDTSFRSGTNYTYWICPGANER